The following proteins are encoded in a genomic region of Enoplosus armatus isolate fEnoArm2 chromosome 11, fEnoArm2.hap1, whole genome shotgun sequence:
- the cfap65 gene encoding cilia- and flagella-associated protein 65, which translates to MLAGAQDPDRLGSGAPWKPTTAGKDIKDPGIHQRQQGRKHQRQAPSQRSCFSGLEMKPELVWKDWDLGREFTKTLMLKNIHSKLQKLHVRPPESKFFTISIPQIIVLSPGTSFSMPVTFRPLKRCEYEDNIEFQGKDGSFQVCLRAIIPCHALEVPDSVLLPLCAVQHSSHTTFLLRNVSKLQTCFQWECAAPFQLSPKQGLLKPGQECHITVVFWPQEALVYQQQAYCWFGEEGDKTESYCTMLLQGLAKYPCLQLRNPGTKDEKGQCGPVLHFGSVAVSQSLQKDFDIFNPSPVTAAFSLSWLSSGVPLLGSEFSCDVTRGKVAPGGSLRATVTYTPAVVDTVAVEYLSLKCRGALNETLLKLTGNCVGPNISLSSSVVDFGCVKEGGAVAQTVELVNSSPVEAIYQWDLDCSGHSVFSIHPASGTVLPHSHITLKAVYRPTQPIAHYRRVTCLILQRDPTFLDLIGTCHSELQQPAILKPEHLVLYELHWYRRQNPPDTLSAMQQDHNVHLDQEGVLCPLEEQTRQRPDSAGVVLRTPMEEYYQSCLGCVDPLSSSSSLPSPHVSVSPSELLFNHKMPSSLLTSSTSSQAVSITNHTRGKLSLVWTAAQDSPFSVSPSSCDLAPLKSTSFRVTFDPKQLNTLYGAQLECFAYYKDNHHIEERLLCLPWCVKVRVIGHSFQPGKEHFIPSCSLKPARVVFPPLSVVSYRTALLQNCGNLPLTFCLDHISNPAMAESVSVVPSCGLIQPGNRQILTLRTTPTEDSPKQGFSLQLQLNAAKHTKELTVVNVVEKLHVSLEGDSSLYFQPTAVGSQTQRSHYIRNLSRLPLRFQWSIPEPDQELIFVEPDAGDLHPNESSVQIWSFSPLAEKTYTLKATLTFWPIQTPGCNESHLTLKVVGMGSKGFIEAERAVLDVGETLVGSYRSIQVPLVNNSPCPVSFCLSVQQTLPDDGPICDPETVPSALQLDCERGTIASHSTILLRSTVRPHRRAQYLWTISYQTLNASGVVSSPPQAVCEVRAKGVFPTLQVTDACSGGSVGRLSKVHLWKLFSLDSLNEHLLSNPSPAELTYRTPTRHSLHSCPSIFTKAMLDFNFSAAPLNSDPSTFVLMFHNPGSIPVDWTFLFPEDQQIELEYWAETGEFSSTELYQMKVQDNHLFSISPRSGTLLPGQQRAVRFSYSHDFAGTDRFPVVFKLSHGREILLNFQGVTAERDRPHIHFASKRHVFTSVTIGDCTPPRQVYELHNGGAVPVHYEVDTTALSQLRKDNFNHPVLCCLDPEGEVLPGKTAMLEWIFSPLEAKMYHMDIPIHVHDGDSTLVRFEGCGFSSPTLGSVNPFNCSNTEASEPCVQRLPFPGQVVFLSEDSVSLGDIPVGSRSSRIFFLTNVSHTDAVHYTWDLLQQSTQQVVQIHPERGSLHPGESALCVLTFTSTDYPTGYQLDVICQVIQEAALTQYHDALQRWKEEKERQHVEFTITDKILTESHGVLIDKEPVAAPVRKGPPLRQYKTLPPICASSSCETVGTICTKLTRAERRAQRETAKVWRRPEPPKPALLHLRVTARSHGLLEYLTHRPGQFIEHYRCFQSVKQQPDTTSLSTSLPSGLPSPTHGPERDITMHALTTLIRGILDDPAFTQSLITLASKPITYRLRETSPSHYSSFPSSPPPPPCPTSSHPTSQPQLLLSGTMCGQREQHNTVDKEGTAACSGNRLQTQNTLHTEHVPADVSEDVLLNTLQNLMMEAVRGELVLTAHPRTVILPPASTRRRSRATAEEEREHLKNRNEPAGT; encoded by the exons atGTTAGCTGGGGCTCAGGATCCTGACCGCTTGGGTTCAGGAGCACCATGGAAGCCCACCACCGCTGGGAAGGATATCAAA GATCCAGGGATTCACCAGAGGCAACAGGGTAGAAAGCACCAGCGACAAGCGCCCAGCCAAAGAAGCTGCTTCTCAGGGTTGGAAATGAAGCCAGAGCTGGTCTGGAAGGACTGGGACCTGGGAAGAGAGTTCACCAAGACATTAATGTTGAAGAATATCCATAGCAAGCTGCAGAAGCTACACGTTAG GCCTCCAGAGTCCAAGTTTTTCACCATCTCGATTCCCCAGATAATTGTTCTCAGCCCAGGGACTTCTTTCTCCATGCCAGTCACCTTTAGACCACTCAAGAGG TGTGAGTATGAAGACAACATTGAGTTTCAAGGTAAAGATGGCAGCTTCCAAGTGTGCCTCCGTGCCATAATTCCCTGTCATGCCCTGGAGGTGCCtgactctgtgctgctgccacTCTGTGCTGTTCAGCACTCCTCGCACACTACTTTCCTGCTCAGAAATGTCAG TAAACTCCAGACATGCTTCCAGTGGGAGTGTGCAGCACCGTTCCAGCTAAGCCCTAAGCAAGGCCTGTTGAAGCCTGGCCAGGAGTGTCACATCACTGTGGTGTTTTGGCCACAAGAGGCGCTGGTGTACCAGCAACAGGCCTACTGCTGGTTTGGAGAAGAAGGGGACAAGACAGAGAGCTACTGCACTATGCTCCTGCAGGGACTAG CCAAATACCCCTGTCTTCAGCTGAGAAATCCAGGTACCAAGGATGAAAAAGGACAGTGTGGTCCAGTGCTGCACTTTGGCTCTGTGGCAGTCAGCCAAAGTTTGCAGAAAGACTTTGACATCTTCAACCCCTCCCCT gTAACTGcggctttctctctttcatggCTGTCCAGTGGGGTACCTTTGTTGGGGTCAGAGTTCAGCTGCGATGTGACCAGGGGTAAGGTGGCGCCTGGTGGATCACTACGGGCTACAGTCACCTATACTCCTGCTGTGGTGGATACTGTCGCTGTCGAGTACTTATCTCTAAAATGTAGAGGGGCACTCAACGAAACTCTGCTCAAACTCACTGGAAACTGTGTAG GTCCCAATATTtccttgtcctcctctgtgGTGGACTTTGGCTGTGTCAAGGAAGGAGGAGCAGTCGCACAGACGGTGGAGTTGGTTAATTCTTCGCCCGTTGAGGCTATCTACCAATGGGATCTTGACTGTAGTGGGCACAGTGTGTTCAGCATCCATCCAGCAAGTGGCACTGTGCTCCCACATAGCCATATTACACTGAAGGCAGTGTATAGGCCCACACAGCCTATTGCACACTACAGGAGAGTGACATGTCTCATACTGCAAAGG GACCCTACGTTCCTTGACCTGATTGGTACCTGTCACTCAGAGCTCCAGCAACCAGCCATACTGAAACCGGAACACTTGGTCCTGTACGAGCTCCACTGGTACCGCAGACAGAACCCGCCAGACACTCTAAGTGCCATGCAGCAAGATCATAATGTTCACTTGGACCAAGAGGGAGTGCTCTGCCCCCTGGAGGAG CAGACACGCCAGAGGCCAGACAGTGCTGGTGTTGTGTTGAGAACTCCCATGGAGGAATATTACCAATCCTGCTTGGGATGCGTGGACCCCCTCTCTTCCAGTTCTTCTTTACCGTCTCCACATGTATCTGTGTCTCCCAGTGAGCTACTGTTTAATCACAAAATGCCCTCCTCTTTGTTGACTTCATCTACTTCCTCTCAGGCTGTGTCCATCACCAACCACACCAGGGGGAAACTCAG CCTGGTGTGGACTGCTGCCCAAGACTCTCcgttctctgtctctccctcatcaTGTGACCTGGCTCCACTCAAGTCCACCTCTTTCagggtgacctttgaccccaagCAGCTCAATACTCTGTATGGAGCGCAACTTGAGTGCTTTGCATACTATAAG GACAATCACCACATAGAGGAGCGACTGCTGTGTCTGCCCTGGTGTGTGAAGGTCAGAGTCATAGGTCACTCCTTTCAGCCAGGCAAAGAGCATTTCATCCCAAGCTGCTCTCTGAAGCCTGCTCGAGTG GTGTTCCCACCTCTTAGTGTTGTTTCCTATCGGACAGCGCTCCTCCAGAATTGTGGAAACCTGCCCCTCACTTTCTGTCTGGACCACATCTCAAACCCTGCCATGGCAGAATCTGTGTCTGTAGTGCCGAGCTGTGGTTTGATCCAGCCTGGGAATCGTCAAATCCTCACCCTCAGAACGACTCCTACAGAAGACAGTCCCAAGCAGGGGTTCAGTTTACAGCTTCAGCTcaatgcagccaaacacacaaag GAACTGACAGTTGTCAATGTGGTGGAAAAGCTGCATGTGTCTCTGGAAGGAGACAGCAGTTTATATTTCCAGCCGACAGCGGTGGGCTCACAAACGCAGCGCTCACACTACATCAGGAACCTCAGCAGACTACCTCTACG GTTCCAATGGAGCATTCCAGAGCCAGACCAGGAGCTTATCTTTGTTGAGCCAGATGCTGGTGACCTGCATCCCAATGAGAGCTCA GTCCAGATATGGTCCTTCAGCCCACTGGCAgagaaaacatacacactcaaagCCACTCTCACCTTCTGGCCAATCCAGACACCTGGATGTAACGAGTCTCACCTTACCCTTAAAGTGGTGGGAATGGGCTCCAAAGGCTTCATAGAG GCAGAGAGAGCGGTTCTGGATGTGGGGGAGACTCTGGTTGGAAGCTATCGGTCAATTCAAGTTCCTCTCGTGAACAACAGCCCCTGTCCCgtctccttttgtctctctgtacaGCAGACACTTCCAGATGATGGGCCTATTTGTGATCCAGAGACTGTGCCAAGTG CCCTACAGCTGGACTGTGAGAGGGGAACCATTGCCTCACACTCCACAATTCTGCTACGATCCACTGTCAGACCACATAGACGAGCCCAGTACCTGTGGACCATCAGCTACCAGACACTGAATGCCAGTG GGGTTGTGTCATCCCCTCCCCAGGCAGTGTGTGAAGTGCGAGCTAAGGGTGTGTTTCCCACCCTACAGGTGACTGATGCGTGCAGTGGTGGCAGTGTGGGCAGACTCAGCAAGGTGCATCTGTGGAAACTCTTCTCATTGGACAGCCTCAACGAGCACCTGCTGTCCAACCCCTCCCCTGCAGAACTCACTTATAGAACCCCCACCAGGCACAG TCTGCACTCTTGTCCTTCCATCTTCACCAAAGCCATGCTGGATTTTAACTTTAGTGCAGCCCCCCTGAACTCAGACCCCTCAActtttgtgttgatgtttcaCAACCCTGGCTCCATCCCTGTAGACTG GACATTCTTGTTTCCAGAGGACCAGCAGATAGAGTTGGAGTACTGGGCCGAGACAGGAGAGTTCAGCAGCACTGAGCTGTACCAGATGAAG GTTCAGGACAATCATCTGTTCAGCATTTCTCCCCGTTCTGGAACTTTGCTCCCtggccagcagagggcagtacGCTTCAGCTACAG CCACGACTTTGCTGGGACAGATCGGTTTCCTGTTGTCTTTAAACTTTCTCATGGCAGAGAGATCTTG CTGAACTTTCAGGGGGTGACggcggagagagacagaccacATATCCACTTTGCCTCCAAGCGACATGTTTTCACTTCTGTAACTATTGGGGACTGTACTCCTCcgagacag gtgtATGAACTCCACAATGGCGGTGCAGTGCCGGTCCATTATGAGGTGGACACGACTGCGTTGTCACAGCTGCGGAAGGACAACTTTAACCATCCTGTGCTGTGCTGCCTCGATCCAGAGGGAGAGGTCCTACCTGGGAAGACGGCCATGCTGGAGTGGATCTTCTCTCCTTTGGAGGCTAAGATGTACCAC ATGGATATTCCTATCCACGTTCATGATGGGGACTCCACGCTGGTGAGGTTTGAGGGATGTGGATTTAGTTCTCCAACACTTGGCTCCGTAAACCCATTTAACTGCAGTAATACAGAGGCATCTGAACCCTGTGTCCAGAGGCTGCCCTTCCCAGGACAG gtggtATTCCTGTCTGAGGACAGTGTCTCTCTAGGCGACATCCCTGTGGGCTCACGATCTTCAAGAATCTTCTTCCTGACCAATGTGTCCCACACAGACGCAGTTCACTACACATGGGacctcctccagcagagcaCTCAGCAG GTGGTGCAGATCCATCCAGAGCGAGGTAGTCTGCATCCAGGGGAGAGTGCCCTTTGTGTCCTCACCTTCACTTCTACTGACTACCCCACTGGTTATCAGCTGGATGTCATCTGTCAG GTTATTCAGGAAGCTGCACTGACTCAGTACCATGATGCTTTGCAGCGttggaaggaagagaaagagagacagcatgTCGAATTCACTATCACGGACAAAATTCTTACAGAGAGCCACGGAGTTCTGATAGATAAG GAGCCTGTTGCAGCTCCAGTAAGAAAAGGACCACCACTCAGGCAATACAAG ACTCTTCCTCCTATCTGTGCCAGCAGTAGTTGTGAAACAGTGGGCACTATATGTACCAAGCTAACAAGAGCTGAGCGGCGGGCACAGCGAGAAACAGCAAAAGTATGGAGGAGACCTGAACCCCCTAAACCTGCTCTGCTGCATCTGAGGGTTACAGCACGCTCCCATGGGCTTCTGGAGTACCTCACACACCGCCCTGGCCAGTTCATTGAGCACTATAG ATGCTTCCAGTCAGTCAAGCAGCAACCTGATACCACTTCTTTAAGCACATCCCTCCCTTCTGGGCTGCCTTCACCCACACATGGCCCAGAGAGAGACATCACCATGCACGCACTCACTACTCTGATCAG GGGCATTCTTGATGATCCAGCCTTCACCCAGTCTCTGATTACTTTGGCATCCAAGCCCATCACCTACCGGCTTCGAGAAACTAGTCCCTCTCACTACTCCTCATTTccatcctccccccccccccccccctgtccc